One genomic region from Aliarcobacter cryaerophilus ATCC 43158 encodes:
- a CDS encoding molybdopterin molybdotransferase MoeA codes for MFEKLNYLDFNEAIKKSFELSNTTLNSEIIPIAFSLNKVASKDILCVKNLPAFDNSAMDGFAFKVSDAGKTLKIKRAIFAGDKDKSSDELLNENECYKIMTGAKVPKDADTIIAIENCLNVTQDSATIPDDIKKGSNLRLEAEELKVSDVLIKKGEKINSSHIALLASQGIVMVEVYKQISIAVLSTGNELKEPWQTASNEEIYNCNSFAIIAQLNEKGFNATYCGVIPDDLEKSTNFINSLKKYDVIITSGGISMGDADFVADAFLKNGLEVAFHGVNIKPGRPMMMGNMDNSLVICMPGNPLTAMVNINLFVIPMLKKLQGENAFYHGYIKAINQSSFKTKIGRVNIVLGRVQNGNFYVTDNNNYGSGMITAFYKSNSILVTNASTSNIQSNQDVKIIDLNGIYFEEITDILN; via the coding sequence ATGTTTGAAAAATTAAACTATTTAGATTTTAATGAAGCAATTAAAAAGAGTTTTGAGTTGTCAAATACAACTTTAAATAGCGAAATTATTCCAATAGCTTTTTCATTAAATAAAGTTGCTAGTAAAGATATTTTATGTGTAAAAAATCTTCCAGCTTTTGATAACTCTGCTATGGATGGATTTGCTTTTAAAGTTAGTGATGCTGGAAAAACTTTAAAAATTAAAAGAGCTATTTTTGCTGGAGATAAAGATAAAAGTAGTGATGAATTACTTAATGAAAATGAATGTTATAAAATAATGACAGGAGCAAAGGTACCAAAAGATGCTGATACTATTATTGCTATTGAAAACTGTTTAAATGTAACTCAAGATAGTGCAACAATACCTGATGATATAAAAAAAGGTTCAAACTTAAGATTAGAAGCTGAAGAGTTAAAAGTTAGTGATGTTTTAATAAAAAAAGGAGAGAAAATAAACTCTTCTCATATTGCTTTACTTGCAAGCCAAGGAATAGTTATGGTTGAAGTTTATAAGCAAATTTCAATTGCTGTTTTATCAACTGGAAATGAACTCAAAGAGCCATGGCAAACAGCTTCAAATGAAGAGATATATAACTGCAACTCATTTGCAATTATTGCTCAATTAAATGAAAAAGGCTTTAATGCAACTTATTGTGGTGTTATTCCAGATGATTTAGAAAAATCAACAAATTTTATAAATAGTTTAAAAAAATATGATGTAATTATTACAAGTGGAGGTATCTCTATGGGAGATGCTGATTTTGTAGCTGATGCTTTTTTAAAAAATGGATTAGAAGTAGCTTTTCATGGTGTAAATATAAAACCAGGTCGTCCTATGATGATGGGAAATATGGATAATAGTTTGGTTATTTGTATGCCTGGAAATCCACTAACAGCAATGGTAAATATAAACCTTTTTGTAATACCAATGTTAAAAAAACTTCAAGGTGAAAATGCTTTTTATCATGGTTATATAAAAGCTATAAATCAAAGTAGTTTTAAAACAAAAATAGGGAGGGTAAATATAGTTTTAGGAAGAGTTCAAAATGGTAATTTTTATGTTACAGATAACAATAATTATGGTTCTGGAATGATTACCGCTTTTTATAAGAGTAATTCAATTTTGGTAACAAATGCTTCTACTTCAAATATACAATCAAATCAAGATGTAAAAATTATTGATTTAAATGGTATTTATTTTGAAGAGATTACAGATATTTTAAATTAA
- the fdhD gene encoding formate dehydrogenase accessory sulfurtransferase FdhD translates to MDNSKYLKTVIIDKLIENEANMVEDVTIEEARLNLYLNGEKAISMMTIPKDQDAHAIGFLMSENVISSIADIEELTVSSDGLRVDVKAKIDENSLQNLYKEKTLVSGCGGGVTGNIEGSLEIPFNQTAFKIKPETIYTEVKKFYQESELYNLTGCVHKAMIYLLDGTTVTAEDIGRHNAIDKAIGKCKLQGLDTTKSILFVSGRLSSEMVTKAVMHKIPIVVSRTAPTHLGVQTAHKHGLTLIGFARGKKMNLYTHSGRIDV, encoded by the coding sequence ATGGATAATAGCAAATATTTAAAAACAGTAATTATTGACAAACTTATAGAAAATGAAGCCAATATGGTTGAAGACGTGACAATTGAAGAAGCGCGTCTAAACCTTTATTTAAACGGAGAAAAAGCTATATCTATGATGACAATCCCAAAAGACCAAGATGCTCATGCAATTGGTTTTTTAATGAGTGAAAATGTAATCTCTTCTATTGCTGACATAGAAGAGTTAACAGTTAGTTCTGATGGATTAAGAGTAGATGTAAAAGCAAAAATAGATGAAAACTCACTACAAAATTTATATAAAGAGAAGACTTTAGTAAGTGGTTGTGGTGGAGGAGTTACTGGAAATATTGAAGGAAGTTTAGAAATTCCATTTAATCAAACTGCTTTTAAAATAAAACCAGAAACTATTTATACTGAAGTAAAAAAGTTTTATCAAGAGAGTGAACTTTATAACTTAACAGGTTGTGTTCATAAAGCTATGATTTATCTACTTGATGGAACAACTGTAACGGCTGAAGATATAGGAAGACACAATGCTATTGATAAAGCAATTGGAAAGTGTAAACTGCAAGGTCTTGATACAACAAAATCAATTTTGTTTGTAAGTGGAAGATTAAGTTCTGAGATGGTTACAAAGGCTGTGATGCACAAAATCCCAATAGTTGTATCAAGAACAGCACCAACTCATTTAGGAGTTCAAACAGCACATAAGCACGGTCTTACACTTATTGGATTTGCAAGAGGTAAAAAGATGAATCTTTATACTCACAGTGGAAGAATTGATGTCTAG
- a CDS encoding ModE family transcriptional regulator: protein MSSIDDNFEFILSDEQRKIVFENLDDNKKLSCLKAFKVAKKMKVQAKDMSAITKSLGVKITDCELGVFGSLDFLAKDEVIYNRLKKSYKEQRIPCKNLWQEAKSSSLRVVGSTLKNSDIEVSYCQLGCFREKKGLKSGNQS from the coding sequence ATGTCTAGTATTGACGATAATTTTGAATTTATTTTAAGTGATGAGCAAAGAAAGATAGTTTTTGAAAATCTTGATGATAATAAAAAACTATCTTGTTTAAAAGCATTTAAAGTAGCCAAAAAGATGAAAGTTCAAGCTAAAGATATGAGTGCAATTACAAAATCTTTAGGCGTTAAAATAACAGATTGTGAGCTTGGAGTATTTGGCTCTTTAGATTTTTTAGCTAAAGATGAAGTGATTTATAATAGATTAAAAAAGAGTTATAAAGAGCAAAGAATTCCTTGTAAAAATTTGTGGCAAGAGGCAAAGAGTTCATCTTTAAGAGTAGTTGGATCAACTCTTAAAAACTCTGATATTGAAGTAAGTTATTGCCAACTAGGATGTTTTAGAGAAAAAAAAGGGCTTAAAAGTGGAAATCAAAGTTAA
- a CDS encoding substrate-binding domain-containing protein, which translates to MKKLLAGLGFSVVIASGLFANSLMMATTTSTEDTGLLDTLAPKFKKDTGIELKWVSTGTGKALKMGENCDVDVLLVHAPEAEKKFVNEGFGIDRKEVMYNDFVIVGSKKDPAKLEGKTTQEAFKTIKDKQANFISRGDKSGTHQKELEMWKNVSDVTPEKDKWYIQSGQGMIITLNMAAEKEGYTLTDRGTWIKYESQKGDANTMKIVVENDNSLFNQYSVIPVNKNRCPKVQEELAKKFSDWLVSADTQKFIGDFKLLNKPLFTPNAK; encoded by the coding sequence ATGAAAAAATTATTAGCAGGTTTAGGTTTTAGTGTAGTAATAGCTAGTGGATTATTTGCAAATAGTTTAATGATGGCAACAACAACAAGTACTGAAGATACAGGATTATTAGACACTTTAGCTCCAAAATTTAAGAAAGATACAGGAATAGAGTTAAAATGGGTATCAACAGGAACAGGTAAAGCTTTAAAAATGGGTGAAAATTGTGATGTTGATGTACTTTTGGTTCATGCTCCAGAAGCAGAAAAAAAGTTTGTAAATGAAGGTTTTGGTATTGATAGAAAAGAGGTTATGTATAATGACTTTGTTATTGTTGGTTCAAAAAAAGATCCAGCCAAACTTGAAGGAAAAACTACTCAAGAAGCATTTAAAACAATTAAAGATAAACAAGCAAATTTTATTAGTAGAGGTGATAAATCAGGAACTCATCAAAAAGAGCTAGAAATGTGGAAAAATGTTAGTGATGTAACACCTGAAAAAGATAAGTGGTATATTCAATCTGGTCAAGGAATGATTATTACACTAAATATGGCTGCTGAAAAAGAAGGGTATACATTAACAGATAGAGGAACTTGGATTAAATATGAGTCACAAAAAGGTGATGCGAATACAATGAAAATAGTTGTTGAAAATGACAATTCACTATTTAATCAATATAGTGTTATTCCTGTAAATAAAAATAGATGTCCAAAAGTTCAAGAAGAATTAGCAAAAAAATTCTCTGATTGGCTAGTTAGTGCTGATACACAAAAGTTTATAGGAGATTTTAAACTTTTAAATAAACCACTATTCACACCAAATGCAAAATAA
- a CDS encoding ABC transporter permease has product MSLLVDGFKEAIELLISGNDSVYSAIIVTVTVSSWSILISLVLGLPLGFLLGYYQFKGKTVIKTIVDTFLAFPTVVIGLLVYTTLSQAGAFGEYNLLFTQKAIIIGQIFLGLPIIIALTAAQVESTDKRLYLSLKGLGAKPYQILLTTLVEARFGLMTAAMTAYGRIITEIGISMMVGGNIKYHTRTITTAISLETGKGEFETGIALGLVLFIVALMVNIALSMLKRRWTQ; this is encoded by the coding sequence ATGAGTTTATTAGTAGATGGTTTTAAAGAGGCTATTGAGCTTTTAATTAGTGGAAATGATAGTGTATATTCTGCAATAATTGTTACTGTTACAGTATCTTCTTGGTCAATATTGATTAGTTTAGTATTAGGTCTTCCTTTGGGATTTTTACTAGGTTATTATCAATTTAAAGGAAAAACTGTAATAAAAACTATTGTAGATACATTTTTAGCATTTCCTACCGTTGTAATAGGACTTCTTGTATATACAACTCTATCACAAGCAGGAGCTTTTGGAGAGTATAATCTACTATTTACTCAAAAAGCGATAATTATAGGTCAGATTTTTTTAGGTTTACCTATAATTATTGCATTAACAGCAGCACAAGTTGAATCAACAGATAAAAGGTTATATCTATCTTTAAAAGGTTTGGGTGCAAAACCTTATCAAATTTTATTAACAACTTTAGTTGAAGCTAGATTTGGTCTAATGACAGCAGCAATGACAGCTTATGGAAGAATTATCACTGAAATTGGAATTTCTATGATGGTTGGTGGAAATATAAAATATCATACAAGAACAATTACAACGGCAATTTCACTAGAGACTGGAAAAGGTGAATTTGAAACAGGTATTGCTTTAGGTTTGGTACTTTTTATAGTTGCTCTTATGGTTAATATAGCATTATCAATGCTAAAAAGGAGATGGACTCAATGA
- a CDS encoding cytochrome b/b6 domain-containing protein: MENKSFLSEYKAYVIVGFLFMLLTYWYFWLASIADINYVYQFLMQMLKGNFTGQIVPFDTLTQYQQMEVGLFGPRYDAIAPEVIRAFEERQHLLPWVFLFEFCLFTIMFIVAKGRKQAKITRENEKVQVYSLFQRVVLLLNIVIMIYLFITGFSITFGNWTGGGYLPRLMRATHEVVGVAWIPVWFIVTVIAFKDHKYFVRPSSKIWHKFFLRGKYEPMNRINYYMYVAFGFLLVLSGFTIWFMFPDAATHAQTIQIKRFILFIHFMGSAIISFFTFETVYSYFVSVKGYIPGVITGKLPIEYLEQLRADVLEEDKDLLKR, from the coding sequence ATGGAAAATAAAAGTTTTCTAAGTGAATATAAAGCTTACGTAATAGTAGGCTTTTTGTTCATGCTTTTAACATATTGGTATTTTTGGTTGGCCTCAATAGCTGATATAAACTATGTTTACCAATTTTTAATGCAAATGTTAAAAGGAAATTTTACTGGACAAATTGTACCTTTTGATACTTTAACACAATATCAACAGATGGAAGTAGGTCTTTTTGGACCTAGATATGATGCAATTGCTCCTGAAGTTATAAGAGCATTTGAAGAGAGACAACATCTTCTTCCTTGGGTTTTTTTATTTGAATTTTGTCTATTTACAATAATGTTTATTGTTGCAAAAGGTAGAAAACAAGCTAAAATTACAAGAGAAAATGAGAAAGTGCAAGTTTATTCACTTTTTCAAAGAGTTGTTCTTTTATTAAATATTGTAATTATGATTTATCTGTTTATAACTGGTTTTTCAATAACATTTGGAAACTGGACAGGTGGAGGATATCTTCCTAGACTTATGAGAGCTACACATGAAGTTGTTGGTGTTGCTTGGATTCCAGTTTGGTTTATTGTTACAGTTATTGCATTTAAAGATCATAAATACTTTGTAAGACCTAGTTCTAAAATATGGCATAAATTCTTTTTAAGAGGAAAATATGAACCTATGAATAGAATCAACTACTATATGTATGTTGCTTTTGGGTTTTTACTTGTATTAAGTGGTTTTACAATCTGGTTTATGTTTCCAGATGCAGCAACACATGCTCAAACAATACAGATAAAAAGATTTATTCTATTTATCCATTTTATGGGTAGTGCAATTATTTCGTTCTTTACATTTGAAACAGTATATTCATACTTTGTTTCAGTAAAAGGTTATATTCCTGGAGTGATAACTGGGAAATTACCAATTGAGTACTTAGAACAACTAAGAGCTGATGTATTAGAAGAAGATAAAGATTTATTAAAAAGATAG
- a CDS encoding cysteine desulfurase: protein MYRLNFLQYKNMQNLHIKDSLSLNILSNNEDYNSLEDSFKKEFVFENLNYFSFCKSGFLYLLLQLNKKGKIAVSLGETQSLIDACEIFCYLGFEILYLELNKNGSVNLDKLKDKDIDFLFISSYTVDTFYKNSLENVKHITDAKIISNASASFDKNSDSIYFDSYKLTGFSTKAIILFNQNLFEEQAIFEKDGISLNNIFQSLKNQKFENSMKEIFKAKLEDSLKDNLYYFIDNKNSLEYTLHFALKDIKARELIRTLALDEISISNGEGCSLGLSKPSRVIQAMGYDELTSRNAITLSFEKSYSISEIDKIINLISKRYLQIKVLNKG, encoded by the coding sequence GTGTATAGACTAAATTTTTTACAGTATAAAAATATGCAAAACTTGCATATTAAAGATAGTTTATCTTTGAATATTTTATCAAATAATGAAGATTATAATAGTTTAGAAGATAGTTTCAAAAAAGAGTTTGTATTTGAAAATTTAAACTATTTCTCTTTTTGTAAGAGTGGTTTTTTATATTTATTACTTCAACTAAATAAAAAAGGAAAAATTGCAGTAAGTCTTGGTGAAACTCAAAGTTTAATAGATGCTTGTGAAATTTTTTGCTATCTTGGATTTGAGATTTTATATTTAGAATTAAATAAAAATGGAAGTGTTAATTTAGATAAATTAAAAGATAAAGATATAGATTTTTTGTTTATCTCATCATATACGGTTGATACTTTTTATAAAAATAGTTTAGAAAATGTAAAACATATAACAGATGCAAAAATTATCTCAAACGCAAGTGCATCTTTTGATAAAAATAGTGATTCTATATATTTTGATTCGTATAAACTAACTGGTTTTTCAACAAAAGCAATAATACTTTTTAATCAAAATTTATTTGAAGAACAAGCTATTTTTGAAAAAGATGGAATTTCACTAAATAATATTTTTCAATCTTTGAAAAACCAAAAATTTGAAAATAGTATGAAGGAGATTTTTAAAGCAAAATTAGAAGATAGTTTAAAAGATAATCTTTACTATTTTATTGACAATAAAAATAGCTTAGAATATACACTTCATTTTGCACTTAAAGATATAAAAGCAAGAGAGTTAATAAGAACTTTAGCTTTAGATGAAATTTCAATATCAAATGGTGAAGGGTGTAGTTTAGGTTTATCAAAACCTTCAAGAGTTATTCAAGCTATGGGTTATGATGAGCTTACTAGCAGAAATGCAATAACACTTAGTTTTGAAAAAAGCTATTCAATTAGTGAAATAGATAAAATTATTAATCTCATTTCAAAAAGATATTTACAAATAAAAGTATTAAATAAAGGATAA
- a CDS encoding winged helix-turn-helix domain-containing protein, translated as MEIKVKIWIEDNKQNLIFGSGKTEILKEIEKTGSISDASKNLNMNYKKTWSHIKILEEFIEDSLVVTKKGRAVDSGSQLTTKAKELIELYEILEKDIKEYSKKRFNELFLSENLIKIKDK; from the coding sequence GTGGAAATCAAAGTTAAAATTTGGATTGAAGATAATAAGCAAAATCTTATTTTTGGAAGTGGAAAAACAGAGATTTTAAAAGAGATTGAAAAAACAGGTTCAATTAGTGATGCTTCAAAAAATTTAAATATGAACTATAAAAAAACGTGGAGTCATATAAAAATCCTTGAAGAGTTTATTGAAGATAGTTTAGTTGTTACAAAAAAAGGAAGGGCTGTTGATAGTGGTTCACAATTAACTACTAAAGCAAAAGAGTTAATAGAGCTTTATGAAATTTTAGAAAAAGATATAAAAGAGTACTCAAAAAAGAGATTTAATGAACTTTTTTTAAGTGAAAACTTAATAAAAATAAAGGATAAGTAA